The Deinococcus aerolatus region GCTGCGGCATGACTGGGGTGGAGGGCGTGTAGACCGGCTGCTGGAACTCCGGAGTCAGGGCCGGCAGGTTCTCCACATTGCCGAACACGTTCAGCTCCTCGCGCAGAATTTCCACCGCCTTGTCCAGGGTGTCCTGCGGGCCGGTCGAGCCGTCGGTCCAGACGCGCAGGATCAGACGGTCCAGATCGGTCTGCTGACCCACGCGGGTGTTCTCGACGTGGTAGGCCACGCGGCGCACCGGGGAGAACACCGCGTCCACCGGAATCGAGTTGATGCGGTCCTTGGTGGCGTGCTTGTCGGCGGGAACGTAGCCCTCGCCTTCTTCCACGCGCACTTCCATGACCAGCTTGCCATCCTCGGCCAGGGTGGCAATCACCAGGTCGGGGTTGACGATCTCGGCGTCGCTGGGCACCTCGAAGGCACTCGCCTTGACGACACCCTCGCCCTGCGCGCGCAGGGTCAGGGTCTTGGGGCCGGGGGCGTGAAACTTCACGACCAGTTCCTTGAGGTTGAGGATCATCTGAATGACGTCCTCTTTGACCCCGGGAATGGTGGAAAATTCGTGCAGTACGTCTTCGATGTACACGCTGGTGACAGCCGTGCCGGGGATCGAGGACATCAGGATGCGCCGGATGGGGTTCCCGATGGTGACGCCGTAACCGCGCGTGAGCGGTTCCAGGACGAACTCGCCATAATCGCCGTCCACGCGGGCTTTAAGTTGAGGGCGCTTTTGATCCACTGGGGCCTCCGTTAACGCGAGTAGTACTCGATGATGAAGTTCTCGTTGATCGGCAGCGCCAGGTCTTCACGCGCCGGGAGGCGGGCAAAGGTACCGGTGAAGGTTTCGGGGTTCAGTTCGACCCAGGGAGCAACGCGGCGGCGCTTTTGCGCTTCCATGTTTTCCTGGATAAAGCCCATCGAGCGGCTGCCCTCGGTCACGACGATCTCGTCGCCAACCTTGACGCGGTAGCTCGGGACGTCGACCTTCTTGCCGTTCACGAGAATATGACCGTGGCCCACGAACTGCCGGGCCTGACGGCGGGTGCTGGCAAAGCCCATGCGGAACACGACGTTGTCCAGGCGGCGTTCGAGCAACTGCAAGAACACCGTACCGGTCACGCCAGGAACGTTGGAGGCTTCGGTAAAGAGGTTGCGGAACTGCTTCTCGCCCATGCCGTACAGGCGGGAGAGCTTCTGCTTTTCACGCAGGCGCACGCTGTAGTCGCTGGGACGTCCGCGACCACGGCGCTGGCCGTGCTGACCGGGCGCATAGGGGCGCTTGTCCAGGTACTTCTGGACTTTCTCTGTTTCCGCGAGGTTAATGCCCTCACGGCGACTCTGTTTGGTAATCGATCCACGGAAACGACCCATTTATTGATCTCCTTGGTGCGGCCAGCACTGCTGTGCCAGCCGGGTCTGCGGCCCTCTGTTGCCCGCCACCATCGCTGGTGGTTGCAGCTTCAGCCCATCAGCTGGGCAGCGGCGGCGGGACAGGTGGGCGCGCGCGATTGCGTCAGTTCAACACTTAAGCGCGGAACTTTTTCTTGGGGCGGCAGCCGTTGTGAGGCACGGGGGTGTCGTCCATGATGGACTTCACTTCAATGCCGCTGGCCTGAATGGCACGAATGGCCTGTTCACGGCCCGAGCCGCTGCCGCGCACGATCACGTCGACAATGTTCATGCCGAAGGTCTGCTGCGCCTTTTTAACGGCGTCGGCGGCGGCAAGCTGGGCTGCGTAGGGCGTGCCCTTCTTGCTGCCCTTGTAGCCGATGGTCCCGCCGCTGCTCCAGGCGACAGAATTGCCGTCCAGGTCAGTGATGGTAACAATCGTGTTGTTGTAGCTGGCGTGCACGTACGCGCGGCCAGCGCTGATGTTGCGCCGGGCGCGGCGCGGGGTCTTGCCCTTGGTAGATTTCGCCATGGCTTACTTCCTCGCGGCCTTTTTCTTGCCAGCCACAGTCTTGCGCGGCCCCTTGCGGGTCCGGGCGTTGGTCTTGGTGCGCTGACCGCGCACGGGCAGGCCGCGGCGGTGGCGCAGGCCACGGTACGCGCCGATGTCCATCAGACGCTTGATGTTCTGACCGACCTCGGAGCGCAGGTCGCCTTCAACCTTGTAGGTCTTCTCGACGGCGTCACGCAGGGTGGACTGGTCCGCCTCGGAGAGGTTCTTGACGCGGGTGTCGGGATTGATCCCGGTGCGCGCCAGCACTTCCTTGCTGCGGGTCAGGCCGATACCGTAGATGTAGGTCAGCGCAATTTCGATGCGCTTCTCGCGGGGCAGGTCGACGCCTGCAACGCGGGCCATCAGCCTTGCCTCTGCTTGTGCTTGACTTCCTTGCTGCAAATGATCAGCACCCGTCCGTGACGGCGGATCACCTTGCAGCCATCGCACATTTTCTTGACACTGCTGCGAACTTTCATGCTTCCTCCTCGCGCCGCCTGCTGTTGCATCAGCAGCGCTCGACCCCTGCCCACGCTCCCGTGGACCGAAATCTGTGGTGTTGCTCCCGGCCTGCCGATCAGCGGCGGTAGACGATGCGCCCGCGCGACGTGTCGTACGGGCTGATTTCCAGAACCACACGGTCACCAGGCAGGATACGGATGTAGTGAATCCGCATTTTTCCGCTGATGTAGGCCAGGATGTCGTGCCCCGTATCGAGCGTTACGCGAAAGGTGGTGTTGGGCAACGCCTCGGTCACCACGCCCTCGGCGCGTACGGTATCGGACTCTTCCTTTTTCTTCTTTTCCCGCTGTTCCGGCATTCTTCGTCTCGCCACGCAACCTCCAGGCCCAATGCAAGCCAAACGTAAAGTTATCACGCCCACAGGCATCTGAACAAGCAGCGGTGACAATTTTCAGAAAAGTTCGGGGGCCATGTGGAGAGCTTGTTCAGTTATTCAGGACGCCGGGTTCTCATTTGGCAAGTTCAGTCTCCCCTATCCGGTGGCCTCGCTTCTCATCACGATGCCCTGTGTTCCGGCCAACGCCACCACGTCATCGCCGCACATGGCCATCGCCGCAAATGGCCGTCGCCATCGGGCCAGAAAAATGATCGGGGGTTCAGGCAAAGACCAGAAGGCCCAGCCCGGCGAAGGCCTGCGCGATGCCGTGACCGTAGCTGAGGGCGCTGGCATCACGCAGGGCCAGCAGCGCCCGTTCGCATACATGGGCCAGCAACGTGGCAAGGTCACCCAGCAGTTTGCGGGCGGCGTGGCGTCTGCCCTGAGAGTCAGAATCAGCCCTCCTATTGACGGTAACCTCTGCAGCCTGTTCCGATTTCTCCGCCCGGTTCTGTCGCTCAGCCAGCCATGCCGCAATGTTTTCCGGTACGGGTTGCCCCCAGAGTTGGACACGTGTAAGGCGTACAGCAACCGCAGCGCCAGCCCATACTTGCAGGGAGCCTTGCGGCTGGGGCAGGAGCCTTTCGCCAGCGGGCCGCTCAGGTCGACAGCCGTCACGCAAGGGGTCTTCCCGCTGCCCTGGCACTCGCCCCACAGCACCCCTCCAATGCATTCAGATTGGGCTACACCTGCCCGGGGTGGCCAGCTGACGGACATTGGTCGCGTTGCCGGAGTCCGGGGCCAGCGCGAGAATGGTTCCGGAACTCAGGACTCCCGACAAGTTTTGACTCTATATCCTGGTCACAGCGTAGGAGCCACAGCTGCACGTTGTTGCCGCAAGCCTGGCACCGCAGTCTGGAGATCAGCGCTCATGTCCGACGCGCGCACCTGGCCGCAAAACAGAACAGAGGCCGCAGGCGTCGCCGCCCCGGCCTCTCGTTTCACGCATGAAACTTTACTTCATTCCGTCCAGGATCCGCGTGTACACCTCGTCCATGCTGCCCACGCCGTCCACACGCTTCAGGTGGCCGCGTGCGCCGTAATAGTCGATCAGCGGCTGGGTCTGCTCGCGGAACACGTCCTGGCGCTTGCGGGCCACTTCCTCGGTGTCGTCGCTGCGACCGGACCCGCCGCTGGCTGTCGCCTGCCGCCCACGCTCAACGATACGCTCGATCAGCAGCTCGTCGGGGACTTCCAGCAGCGGCACGTGATTGACCGGGGCACCCAGTTCCTCCAGCAGCACGTCAAGCTCCTCGGCCTGGGCGCGGGTACGCGGGAACCCGTCGAAAATTACGCGGACGCCTTCCATGTCCGCCAGACGGTCCCGGATCAGGGCGATCAGGATGTCATCGGGAACCAGCTGACCCGCATCCAGCATGGGTTTGATCTGCTGGCCCAGGTCGGTGCCGCGCTGCACGTGATCGCGCAGGATGTCGCCGGTGCTGATCTTGACCAGATCCTGTTCGGCAGCCAGACGCTCGGCCTGCGTGCCCTTCCCGGCACCGGGTGGGCCCAGAAAAATAACGACTTTGTTCTTCGGTTGGGTCATTGGGTTCCTCCGTAAGTTGGCTGTCAGTCTAACGGCTGGTCCTCTCTTGTTCTCCCGGTTCGGGGCACGGGTCACGGCCGCCGGGAACAACGAAGAACCGCCCCCGGACAGGCAGGCGGTTCCCACAGTGCGTCAGACGTTCAATTGTTCAGGCGTCCGCGAATGCGGCCCTTGCTGATGAAGCCGTCATAGCGGCGCACCGTCAGCTGGGCCTCAAGCTGCTTGAGGGTTTCCAGCGCCACGCCCACGATGATCAGCAGGCCCGTGCCGGAAAACTGGAAGGTGGTGATACCCGTGACGCGCTGCACGATCTGCGGAACGACCGTCAGCACCACCAGGAAGATTGCACCCCACAGGCTCAGGCGGCTGCTGATGCTGCCCAGGTACTCGGTGGTGGGCGTGCCGGGGCGGACGCCGGGAATAAAGCCCCCGGCCTCGCGCAGCTGCTCGGCAATCCGCTTGGGATCAAACTGCACGCTGTTGTACAGGTACGTGAATCCGAAGATCAGCGTGGCTTCCAGCAGGATGTACAGCGGCTGTCCGAACACCAGGTTGGAGTTCAGCCACGCACTGACTTCCGGCGCACGGGTGGCCGTGGCGCTGGCAATCAGGTTGGGGATAATCAGCATGGCGCTGGCAAAGATCACCGGAATCACGCCGGCCTGGTTGACCTTGATGGGCAGCCAAGTGGCCTGCCCCGCGCCGCGCGACTGGGCCGCCGAGGCGGACCCGGCGGCGGCCGTGGGCGCGCCGCCGCGGGCACGTGCGTACGTCACCGGTACCCGCCGCTCGCCCTGGTAAACGTAAACGATACCCGCAATCGTCACCAGAATGATGGCAATAAAGGCCAGCAAAGACAGCAGCTGCACCTGATCGGTGCGGAACAGTTGCGCCGTGGCGGCAATCTCACGCGGGTAAGCCGAGATGATGCCCACCGTGATGATCAGCGAAATGCCGTTGCCCACGCCGACTTCGGTGATGCGCTCGCCGATCCACATGGTAAAGGCGATGCCCGCCACCTGCGTCAGGACCATTACCAGCACCGTGAACAGGCCCGGCGTCCAGCCCACCGCGACGTACGACGCGTTGCTGGTCACGAACAGCGAGAAGAACAGCGCCTGCACCGCGCCCAGCCCGATGGCCGAGTAGCGCGTGAACTGGTTGATCTTCTTGCGGCCCTCCTCCCCATCCTTGGACAGCTTTTCCAGGGCGGGAATGGTGGTGGTCATCAGCTGAATCACGATACTGGCCGTGATGTACGGCAGCACCCCGAGCGCGAAGATCGAGAACTGCGAGAGATTGCCTCCCGAGATCATGCTGATTAAACCAAACAAGCCACCCGAGGTGGCGTTGCTCAGTGCGGCGGTGTTGACGCCTGGGGTGGGAATTGCACTCCCCAGACGGTACACCGCCAGCAACAGCAAGGTGAAGACAATCTTCCGCTGCAGGTCCGGGATCCGGAACGCGTCGCGGAAGGCGCGCAGCATGTTACTCGGCCTTCTCGGCCTGCTGCTTGGCCACGCGGGCGGCGGCGCGGTCTTCCTTGTTGGGGGCCGCAGGCTTGGGCGCGGGCAGCACAACGCTGCCGCCGGCCGCTTCAACCGCCTTGATGGCAGCCTCGCTCGCGGCGTCCACGTGAATGGTCACAGCGCGGGCCAGCTCACCGCTGGCGAGCAGCTTGACAGGACGGTTCTTGCGGCGCACCAGGCCCACAAGCTCCATCACAGTGCGGTCAAAGGTGTCGAGCCCTTCGATGTCATTGAACTGCGAGAGCTTCACGACTTCGTAGGTGGTGCCGACGTTGTTGAACCCGCGCTTGGGCAGGCGGCTGATCAGCGTGCTGCGGCCACCCTCGAAGAAGGGGCCCTTGCCGGCGCCGCTGCGCGACTTCTGGCCCTTGTGACCGCGGCCGGCGGTCTTGTCGACGCCACCGGGACCGCGACCAACGCGCTTGCGCGGCTTACGGCTGCCCTCGGCGGGCTTCAGATCGTGGAGCTTCATGCTTCCACCTCCAGCAGATGCTGAACGGTCCGCACCATGCCGCGCAGGGCGGGGGTGTCGCTGACCTCACGGCTGTCGCCGATGCGCCTCAGGCCCAGCGCCTTGACGGTGTCCACCTGGTTCTGGGGACGCCCGATCACACTGCGCTTGAGGGTGATTTTGATAGGTTTTGCGGTCATTCTTGGGCACCTCCGGCGATGGCCGCTCCACCCTGGGTGGTGGCCGACTGCGCGGCAGCGGTCTGGACAGGCTGAGCGGTACGGGTCACGTCGATGCCGCGCAGCGCACGTACCTGCTTGGCGGTGCGCAGGTTGCGCAGCCCGTCGAACACGGCGTAGGCCACGTTGATCTTGTTGCGGCTACCCAGTTCCTTGGACAGCAGGTTGGTGATCCCCGCGAGTTCGGCAATCGAACGCGGCACGGTTCCGGCGATCACGCCCGTACCGGGTCCGGCGGGCTTGAGCAGCACCTGCGAGGTGCTGTTGACGCCCACGATGTCGTGCGGAATGGTGCCGTTCTCGACCGGAACCATGATCATGTTCTTGCGCGCGATGGTCTTGGCCTTCTCGATGGCGACCGGCACTTCCTTGGCCTTGCCAATGCCCATCCCGACGCGACCGTTGCGGTCACCCAGGATCACCAGCGCGGCGAAGCGGAAGCGGCGCCCACCCTGGTAGGTCTTGGAGGTGCGGTTGACGAACAGCATCTTCTCTTCGAATTCGCTGCTCTCGCGGTCCGCGTTGCGGTCATTTCTACGATTAAAAGTCAAGGCCACCCTCCCGCGCCGCGTCTGCGAGCGCCTTCACGCGTCCGTGGTAGCGGTACTGCCCACGGTCAAAGACCACCTGCTTGACGCCCTTCTCGGCGGCAGCTTCGGCCAGGGCCTTGCCCACGGCAGCGGCGGTATCAGACTTGGTGCCGCTCTTGAGCTTGGCGCTGCTGGCGGCGGCCAGGGTGGTGCCGGAAGCGTCGTCGATGATCTGGGCGTAGATGTGCTTGCTGGAGCGGAACACGCTCAGGCGCGGGCGCTCCCCGGCGGCGGTGCGGACCTTGCGGCGCGCGCGCAGCTTGCGGCGGACGGTATTTTGAGCGGCCATTATTTCTTCCCTTTCCCGCCCGTCGCACCGGCTTTACCGGCCTTCAGGGCAATCTTCTCGCCAAGGAAGCGCACACCCTTGCCGTGGTAGGCGTCGGGCTTGCGGACCTTGCGGACGTTGGCGGCCACCTGGCCGACGAGCTGCTTGTCGATGCCGCTCACGTCGATCTTGGTGGGTTCCGGCACGGTGAAGGTCACGCCCTCGGGCGGCTGAATCACCACGGGGTGGCTGTAGCCGATGGTCAGCTCCAGCGTCCGGCCGTTCAGCTTGGCGCGGTAACCGACGCCGCGCAGCTCCAGGTTGATGGTGAAGCCGTCGCTGACGCCCTTAACCGCGTTGTAGACTAGGCTGCGGGTCAGGCCGTGCAGGGCGCGGTGGCGCTGGGCATCGCTGGGACGCTCGACCAGCAACTGGTCACCGTCCTGCTTGATGCTCAGTTCCTTGTTGAAGGGAACAGACAGTTCGCCTTTAGGCCCCTTGACCTTGAACAGGCCATCGTCGGCGCTGTAGGTCACGCCGCTGGGCATGGGGATGGGGGATTTACCAATTCGGGACATGAATGTCCTCCTTGCCTTAAGTCAGTCCTCGCGCTGAGGCTGAGGTCAGGTGCGTGTGGTTCGGGGCCTCGCCCCTACCAGAACTTCGGGCCGCTCAGTGAAAGAGAGCCGGACCTACCAGAGAACGCAGACGACTTCGCCGCCGACGCCCTGCTTGCGGGCTTCACGGTCGGGCAGCAGACCACGCGAGGTCGACACCACGGCCACGCCCAGGCCGCGCTGGATGCGGGGCAGATTCTCGGCGCTCACGTAGGCGCGGCGTCCCGGACGGGAGATGCGCTCGATGTGCTTGATGACCTGCTCACGCTTCTGACCGTACTTGAGGGTCAGGCGCAGCACGTCGAACTTCTGGCCCTCAGGGACCAGACGCTCGTAGGAGGCCACATAGCCTTCCTTGACCAGCAGCTTGGCCAGTTCTTCCTTGAACTTGGAGGCCGGGATGTCCACGGTCTCCTTGAATGTGCGCGTCGCGTTGCGAATACGCGTGAGCATGTCAGCGATTGGATCACTCAGCATGTGTCTCCTCCAGAGGCGCGGCCCATAGCCACTGCCCCGGCAGGCGCGGTCCATCTCTCACTCGACATGGACTGCAGTTCTCCCCATTGGAACGCCTGGCGGAAAAGGTGCCGCCGAATCCTTCTGTTGGGTCGGAAAGCCGCCACTGGACGATCACCATTCAAAATTGAGCGGTTCGTATCCAGGGGGTACAGCACGAACACTGCCGCAGGTGCGGCAAGGAAAGAGTGTAGCAGGTTGCGGCGGACGTGACAACACGGGCTTCCTGCTCTTAAGTCAGGCCCCATTGCCCACGCTTCCTGCGTTCAGGAACAGGCCAAAAAAAACCCCCCAACCGGGGAGTCTCTTTCTGGGTCTCACACTGAGAGTGCTGCTTACCAGCTCGCTTTCTTCACGCCGGGCAGTTCGCCCTTGTGCGCCATCTCGCGGATGCAGATGCGGCACATGCCGAAGAAACGGTAGTAGCCACGGGCGCGGCCACAGCGCGAGCAGCGGCTGTAGTTCTGCACGGCGAACTTGTGGCCGCGCGCCGCCTTGACAACTTTGGAGGTATTCGCCATAACGTCCTTTGCCCCCGCCTTACTTGCGGAAGGGCAGGCCCATGCCTTGCAGCAGGGCGCGGGCTTCTTCGTCGGTTTTCGCGGAGGTCACAATGGTGATGTCCATCCCACGCACCTTGTCGACCATATCATAGGTGATTTCCGGGAAAATCAGCTGCTCTTTGATACCCAGGTTGTAGTTCCCGCGGCCGTCAAAGGCGTTGGGGTTGATCCCACGGAAATCGCGGATCCGGGGCAGGCCGATGTTGATCAGCTTTTCCAGGAACACGTACATGCGCTCGCCGCGCAGCGTGACCTTGATGCCCACCGGCATGCCCTGACGCAGCTTGAAGTTGGAGATGCTCTTCTTGGCCTTGGTGATGATGGGCTTTTGCAGCGTGATCAGGCCCAGTTCTTTGGCGGCCTTGTCGATCGCCTTGCTGTCTTCCTTGCTGCTGCCCAGGCCCTCGTTGATCACGATCTTCTCGATGCGTGGCACGGCCATCACGGATGAGTAGCCGAACTGCTGCATCATCGCGGGCTTGACCGTTTCGTTGTATTTCTGCTTGAGCTGTTGCATGTTTCTACCTTTCGGGCGGACGGGTCGCCCAGGTCACGCCAGGCGTGACCCTGGAACTCAGTCGATGTTCTTGCCGCTCGCGACAGCCACGCGGACTTTCTTGCCGTCCACGATGGCGCGGCGAACGCGGGTCGCCTTGCCCGTTTCAGGGTCCACGATAGACACCTTGCTGGCGTGCAGGGCCAGCTCGCGCTGTTCCTGACCACCGTTGGGGTTGCCGGCGCTGGGCTTGACGTTCTTGGTGACCATGTTGACGCCTTCCACAACAACCTTCTGGTCCCGCGGCAGCGCCAGCAGGACCTTGCCGGTCTGGCCCTTGTGCTTGCCGCTAAGAACGACGACGTTGTCGCCCTTCTTGACGTGCAGCTTGTCGTTGTGGTGGCTTCCGGCGCTAGGACGGGGCATTACAGCACCTCCGGGGCCAGGGACACGATCTTCATGAAACGGCGGTCACGCAGCTCGCGGGCCACCGGCCCGAAAACGCGGGTGCCGCGAGGCTCGCCCTGGTTGTTGATGATGACGGCAGCGTTCTTGTCAAAGCGGATGGTGCTGCCGTCCGCACGCTTGACGGCGTGCGCGGTACGGACGATCACGGCCTTGACCACGTCGCCGGACTTGACGGCGCCGCGGGGGGCAGAGTCCTTGACGCTGGCGACGATGATGTCACCGACGTGTGCGAACTTCTTATTGCCGCCGCCGCCCGAGGTCAGGCCCTTGCCGCCGATGCCGGAGTTCAGCACGCGGATGCACATGATCTCGCGGGCGCCGCTGTTGTCGGCCACGTCCAGACGGGATTGGGTCTGAATCATGCCTCACTCCCGGCCCGTTCGGTTTCCACGGCGGTCGTCTCGGTGCCACGGGGGCGCTCGATCAGACGCGTGACCTTCCAGGTCTTGGTCTTGGAGATGGGGCGCACGGCAACGATCTCCACGCGGTCACCCAATTTGTATTCGTTGGTCTCGTCGTGCGCGGCGTACTTGCTGCTGCGCGTGACGACCTTGCCGTACAGCGGGTGAGCAAAACGGCGCTCGACCTTGACGCTGACGGTCTTGTCGGCCTTGTCGCTGACGACGACGCCGGTAAAGGTCTTCTTCATGCCTGCTCTCCCTGCTTGCGGGCCTGCTCATGCCGGATGGTGTTGAGCTGGGCCACTTCACGGCGGAGCTGCGTGACGCGGTGCGGCTGGGCCAGGTTGCCCATGGCCGCCTGGAAGCGCAGCTCCATTAATTCCTTCTTGCGGGACTCGATCTCGGAGGCGAACTTGTCGGCCCCCAGTTCGCGCATCTCACTGGGCTTCATCGTAAACCTCGCGCTTGACCATCTTGGTCTGGATGGGCAGCTTGTGACCGGCCAGGCGGAAGGCTTCCTTGGCCTGCACCTCGGTCACGCCGGAGACCTCGAACATCACGCGGCCCGGCTTCACGACGCTGACCCAGAATTCCACCGCGCCCTTACCCTTACCCATTCGGGTTTCGGCAGGCTTCTTGGTGACGGGCTTATCGGGGAAAATACGGATGTAGATCTTACCGCCGCGGCGGAAGTGCCGGCTCATCACGATGCGGCAGGCCTCGATCTGGTTGCTGCGGATCCACGCGGGCTCCATGGCAATCAGGCCGAAGTCGCCGAAGGCCACGTAGTCGCCGCCCTTGGCGTCGCCGGTCATCCGGCCGCGGTGCTGCTTGCGGTACTTGGTGCGCTTGGGAAGAAGCATCATTCACCTCCGGGGCGACGGCGGCCAGCGGCCGGACGGCGGCGGTTGGGACGGTCACCGTCTTCGCGGCGGGGCCGGTCATCGCGGCGGGTGGGACGGGCCAGGGTCTCGGTTCTGCCACCGATCACCTCACCGTTGAACACCAGCACCTTGATGCCCAGAATGCCGTAGCTGGTGCGGGCCAGCGCGGTGCCGTAGTCGATGTCGGCGCGCAGGGTGTGCAGCGGCACGCGGCCTTCCAGCACCTTCTCGGTACGGGCCTGCTCGGCCCCGCCCAGACGGCCCGAGAGGACAATCTTGACGCCGCGGGCGCCGGACTCCATCACACGCTGCGCGGCCTGCTTCATGGCGCGGCGGAACGCAAAGCGGCGCTCAATCTGCTCGGCGATACGCAGGGCCACCAGGGGCGCGCTGATGTTAGGGTTGGGAATCTCGGCGACGTTCACGGCCACGGTACCCGCAGACACCAGACGCTCGATGTCGCCACGCAGGCCTTTGATGCTGTCCCCGCCCTTGCCGATCACGATGCCGGGTTTGGCGGCGGAGATGATCACGTTGACCTGCTGACCGGCACGCTCGATCTCGACGCGGGCAATGCCAGCGGCAGACAGCTTCTTGTCAATCAGGTTGCGGATCTTCTCGTCTTCCCGGAGAAGCCCCGCGTACTGCTTCTTGCCGGCGTACCAGCGGCTGTTCCAGCCACGGGTGATGCCCAGGCGGAAGCCGTTCGGGTTGATTTTATTGCCCATTAGTTGCGCCCCTTGTTGCCCGTCGCACGGCCCTGTTCGCGCTCGCCCACGATGATGGTGATGTGGCTGGTGCGCTTCTTGATGATGTTGGCGCTGCCGCGTGCGCGGGGAATCAAGCGCTTGAGGGTAGGACCGGCGTCCACGTAGGCCGCCGTGATCACCAGACGGTCTTCGAGCATCTGGTCGTTGTGCAGCGCGTTGTGCTTGGCGCTGTTCAGCACCTTGCTGATCGGCTCGGACGCGGCGCGGGGAACGAAGCGCAGCAGGTCCTCGGCGTCACGCACGGTCTTGCCGCGCACCAGGTCGATCACCAGACGCACCTTGCGGGGGCTGATGCGGACGTATTTCGCCACGGCGTAGCCGGGACGGCGCAGCTTGACGAGCTGCTTGCGCTCTTTCTTGTTGCGGTATGTCTGTTCCGGAGCAGCGCCGGTGTTGGAGGTAGCAGCGGTCATTTCTTCTTGCTCCCCTTGCTGCTCTTCTCGGAGCCGTGGCCCCGGTAGCTGCGGGTGGGCGAGAACTCGCCGAGCTTGTGGCCGATCATCTGCTCGTTCACGAACACGGGGATGTGCTGCTTGCCGTTGTGAACAGCGATGGTGTGGCCGATCATCTCGGGAACCACGGTGGAGCGGCGCGACCAGGTCTTGATCACTCGCTTGTCTTTCTTCTCGTTCTGGACGTCCACCTTTTTCAGCAGGTGGTCATCGACGAACGGGCCTTTCTTGAGGCTACGGGGCATAGGGTTCGCCCTCCTTACTTCCCGCCGCGGCGGGTGATGATGAAGCGGTCAGAGACCTTGCGCTTGCGGCGGGTCTTCAGGCCCTTGCTGGGCTGGCCCCACGGCGAAACGGGCACGCGGCCTGCGCCGGTACGGCCTTCACCACCGC contains the following coding sequences:
- a CDS encoding DNA-directed RNA polymerase subunit alpha — encoded protein: MDQKRPQLKARVDGDYGEFVLEPLTRGYGVTIGNPIRRILMSSIPGTAVTSVYIEDVLHEFSTIPGVKEDVIQMILNLKELVVKFHAPGPKTLTLRAQGEGVVKASAFEVPSDAEIVNPDLVIATLAEDGKLVMEVRVEEGEGYVPADKHATKDRINSIPVDAVFSPVRRVAYHVENTRVGQQTDLDRLILRVWTDGSTGPQDTLDKAVEILREELNVFGNVENLPALTPEFQQPVYTPSTPVMPQPGVYDLPSAPAALNLNPGDYPAEMDSPRVTLEGLGLTTRVLHSLKEEGIDSVDALCALSDRDLKKVPGIGERSLDEIKQQLAQFGLALRD
- the rpsD gene encoding 30S ribosomal protein S4, whose translation is MGRFRGSITKQSRREGINLAETEKVQKYLDKRPYAPGQHGQRRGRGRPSDYSVRLREKQKLSRLYGMGEKQFRNLFTEASNVPGVTGTVFLQLLERRLDNVVFRMGFASTRRQARQFVGHGHILVNGKKVDVPSYRVKVGDEIVVTEGSRSMGFIQENMEAQKRRRVAPWVELNPETFTGTFARLPAREDLALPINENFIIEYYSR
- the rpsK gene encoding 30S ribosomal protein S11, translating into MAKSTKGKTPRRARRNISAGRAYVHASYNNTIVTITDLDGNSVAWSSGGTIGYKGSKKGTPYAAQLAAADAVKKAQQTFGMNIVDVIVRGSGSGREQAIRAIQASGIEVKSIMDDTPVPHNGCRPKKKFRA
- the rpsM gene encoding 30S ribosomal protein S13, which produces MARVAGVDLPREKRIEIALTYIYGIGLTRSKEVLARTGINPDTRVKNLSEADQSTLRDAVEKTYKVEGDLRSEVGQNIKRLMDIGAYRGLRHRRGLPVRGQRTKTNARTRKGPRKTVAGKKKAARK
- the rpmJ gene encoding 50S ribosomal protein L36, with protein sequence MKVRSSVKKMCDGCKVIRRHGRVLIICSKEVKHKQRQG
- the infA gene encoding translation initiation factor IF-1, translated to MPEQREKKKKEESDTVRAEGVVTEALPNTTFRVTLDTGHDILAYISGKMRIHYIRILPGDRVVLEISPYDTSRGRIVYRR
- a CDS encoding adenylate kinase, with amino-acid sequence MTQPKNKVVIFLGPPGAGKGTQAERLAAEQDLVKISTGDILRDHVQRGTDLGQQIKPMLDAGQLVPDDILIALIRDRLADMEGVRVIFDGFPRTRAQAEELDVLLEELGAPVNHVPLLEVPDELLIERIVERGRQATASGGSGRSDDTEEVARKRQDVFREQTQPLIDYYGARGHLKRVDGVGSMDEVYTRILDGMK
- the secY gene encoding preprotein translocase subunit SecY, which gives rise to MLRAFRDAFRIPDLQRKIVFTLLLLAVYRLGSAIPTPGVNTAALSNATSGGLFGLISMISGGNLSQFSIFALGVLPYITASIVIQLMTTTIPALEKLSKDGEEGRKKINQFTRYSAIGLGAVQALFFSLFVTSNASYVAVGWTPGLFTVLVMVLTQVAGIAFTMWIGERITEVGVGNGISLIITVGIISAYPREIAATAQLFRTDQVQLLSLLAFIAIILVTIAGIVYVYQGERRVPVTYARARGGAPTAAAGSASAAQSRGAGQATWLPIKVNQAGVIPVIFASAMLIIPNLIASATATRAPEVSAWLNSNLVFGQPLYILLEATLIFGFTYLYNSVQFDPKRIAEQLREAGGFIPGVRPGTPTTEYLGSISSRLSLWGAIFLVVLTVVPQIVQRVTGITTFQFSGTGLLIIVGVALETLKQLEAQLTVRRYDGFISKGRIRGRLNN
- the rplO gene encoding 50S ribosomal protein L15, translated to MKLHDLKPAEGSRKPRKRVGRGPGGVDKTAGRGHKGQKSRSGAGKGPFFEGGRSTLISRLPKRGFNNVGTTYEVVKLSQFNDIEGLDTFDRTVMELVGLVRRKNRPVKLLASGELARAVTIHVDAASEAAIKAVEAAGGSVVLPAPKPAAPNKEDRAAARVAKQQAEKAE
- the rpmD gene encoding 50S ribosomal protein L30 encodes the protein MKITLKRSVIGRPQNQVDTVKALGLRRIGDSREVSDTPALRGMVRTVQHLLEVEA
- the rpsE gene encoding 30S ribosomal protein S5 → MTFNRRNDRNADRESSEFEEKMLFVNRTSKTYQGGRRFRFAALVILGDRNGRVGMGIGKAKEVPVAIEKAKTIARKNMIMVPVENGTIPHDIVGVNSTSQVLLKPAGPGTGVIAGTVPRSIAELAGITNLLSKELGSRNKINVAYAVFDGLRNLRTAKQVRALRGIDVTRTAQPVQTAAAQSATTQGGAAIAGGAQE
- the rplR gene encoding 50S ribosomal protein L18 — translated: MAAQNTVRRKLRARRKVRTAAGERPRLSVFRSSKHIYAQIIDDASGTTLAAASSAKLKSGTKSDTAAAVGKALAEAAAEKGVKQVVFDRGQYRYHGRVKALADAAREGGLDF